The following are encoded in a window of Qipengyuania soli genomic DNA:
- the tsaE gene encoding tRNA (adenosine(37)-N6)-threonylcarbamoyltransferase complex ATPase subunit type 1 TsaE, whose product MRVELPDLAAMEHFGAVIAGKLQPGNVVALSGDLGTGKTTLARAIIAALGHEGEVPSPTYTIIETYDALRIPLVHADFYRLEDPAEVEELGLDDYREGAALLAEWPDHAGGFAHEAGCLSITLEKVGEGREAVVTPGDNWQSRWP is encoded by the coding sequence GTGAGGGTGGAATTGCCCGATCTGGCCGCGATGGAGCACTTCGGCGCGGTAATCGCTGGAAAGCTCCAGCCGGGTAATGTCGTGGCACTTTCCGGCGATCTGGGGACCGGCAAGACCACGCTCGCACGGGCGATCATCGCCGCGCTCGGTCATGAAGGAGAGGTTCCTTCGCCGACCTATACGATCATCGAGACCTACGATGCGCTGCGCATCCCGCTGGTCCATGCCGATTTCTACCGGCTGGAGGACCCGGCAGAGGTCGAGGAGCTGGGGCTCGACGACTATCGCGAGGGCGCCGCACTGCTCGCGGAATGGCCCGATCACGCGGGCGGCTTCGCACATGAGGCAGGTTGCCTTTCAATCACGCTGGAAAAAGTGGGCGAGGGCCGCGAAGCCGTTGTAACCCCGGGCGACAATTGGCAAAGCCGCTGGCCATGA
- a CDS encoding aminoglycoside phosphotransferase family protein: protein MSDALPEGIHEFLGDTEWEGAEIAPLVGDASFRRYFRIRMGSRSAMLMHAPPPHEDPRPFLHVAHWLNDNGMRAPHILAEDAAGGWVLTEDFGDQRMREWIDDHPRDEEHIYAQAIDALVQLHQLPPGPFDPYDMAVYRREVDLFVEWYCPAMGLEVDLDGWRATWDEALTPLLVRQIPGVTVLRDYHAENIMLLEPSRLAGEQGLIDFQDALVGHPAYDLVSLLQDARRDVSETLEHDMLCRYRAAADPGEFFEADYARLGAQRNTKIVGIFTRLCKRDGKHRYLAMIPRVWQAMERDLAHEALAPVAAWFAANIPQEIRDSLGGEMQ, encoded by the coding sequence ATGAGCGACGCGCTGCCGGAAGGCATACACGAATTTCTTGGCGATACCGAATGGGAGGGTGCGGAGATCGCACCGCTGGTCGGCGATGCCAGTTTCCGCCGGTACTTCCGCATCCGCATGGGCAGCCGCAGCGCCATGCTGATGCACGCCCCGCCGCCCCACGAGGATCCTCGCCCGTTCCTGCACGTCGCGCACTGGCTGAACGACAATGGCATGCGCGCGCCGCACATCCTCGCAGAGGATGCGGCAGGTGGCTGGGTGCTGACCGAGGACTTCGGTGACCAGCGCATGCGCGAATGGATCGACGACCATCCACGCGATGAAGAGCACATCTACGCGCAAGCCATCGACGCATTGGTCCAGCTTCACCAGCTGCCGCCGGGACCTTTCGATCCATACGACATGGCCGTTTATCGGCGCGAGGTGGACCTGTTCGTCGAATGGTACTGTCCGGCGATGGGGCTCGAGGTGGACCTCGACGGCTGGCGTGCCACATGGGACGAGGCGCTGACACCGCTGCTGGTCCGCCAGATTCCGGGCGTGACGGTGCTGCGCGACTATCACGCGGAAAACATCATGCTTCTCGAACCGAGCAGGCTTGCGGGCGAACAGGGGCTGATCGATTTCCAGGACGCGCTGGTCGGGCATCCGGCCTACGACCTCGTCAGCCTGCTCCAGGATGCCCGCCGGGATGTCTCCGAAACGCTCGAGCATGACATGCTCTGCCGCTATCGCGCTGCGGCCGATCCGGGCGAGTTTTTCGAAGCCGACTACGCCCGCCTGGGTGCGCAGAGGAACACCAAGATCGTCGGTATCTTCACCCGCCTGTGCAAGCGCGACGGCAAGCACCGCTACCTCGCCATGATTCCGCGCGTGTGGCAGGCGATGGAACGCGATCTCGCGCATGAGGCACTCGCGCCCGTGGCCGCGTGGTTCGCTGCCAATATCCCGCAGGAAATACGTGATTCGCTCGGCGGGGAGATGCAGTGA
- a CDS encoding PAS domain-containing sensor histidine kinase, with the protein MDSSPALLAVVGLLLALWTAAAVWVMLRASGREQKTVASRKAALRMARMLEESPAIPVLVRTDGRIEAPDRFARWLGLAKVPEFLSELADLDGSGLSEQQVEELTRKVRRTQKTAKPFRMSITVPGSRRALSLNGTLADPAVSPSGAALVWVFDYSESQQELSQLREDAARAQDDFGALVGLIEAAPMPMWFRGADMKLRLVNRAYVEAVGAESADQVVADQVELVETVGGRSASQVAQQAADRRQPIERIVSATIDNARRTIRVTDLPLVGEGIAGYAVDIEEMEEQAREFRAFREAQRSMLDQLSIGVAQFDAQHRMNFANQPFHRVFSLPPGVVNDRTTFEQMLLIARENGRIPEVRDFPAWRNEVARWFLSDEPHEEAWPLSDSTHLRIISQPLPDGGLVMIAEDRTEQLALSAMRDTLLRTRTATFDSLFEALAVFAPDGHLELWNRGFPGAWGVDPEMLDGHPQAEDLLESIAANLADPKSVAIVGNTIRSATLDRKKREGRIEMADGRTLDFAGVPLPDGNGLLTVLDVTASRQAEEALRERNRALEEADAVMTRFLANMSYEFRTPLTSIGGFAELLSSGVAGELTPQALEYVQAITLSVGKLTEQVENVLDLSQSEAGLMPLRKQKIDLLPFVTDIVRAEEERIVEAGLTLDLKGDPGKIINADPQQLRRAITNLLDNAIKGTPKGGKLLVDIGRKRGDTRIVIADNGTGMSQHELARALEGIRMAPDGKGIERRQGLGIPLARQLVEAHGGTLEFQSRRNAGTTATITLP; encoded by the coding sequence ATGGATTCCTCACCCGCTTTGCTAGCCGTCGTCGGCCTGCTGCTTGCCCTGTGGACCGCTGCCGCGGTCTGGGTGATGCTGCGCGCAAGCGGCCGCGAGCAGAAAACCGTCGCCAGCCGCAAAGCAGCGCTGCGCATGGCACGGATGCTGGAGGAATCTCCGGCGATACCCGTGCTCGTGCGGACCGACGGCAGGATCGAGGCGCCCGACCGCTTCGCGCGGTGGCTTGGGCTCGCCAAGGTGCCCGAATTCCTCAGCGAACTGGCCGATCTCGACGGCAGCGGGCTTTCCGAACAGCAGGTCGAGGAACTGACGCGCAAGGTCCGGCGGACACAGAAGACCGCCAAGCCCTTCCGCATGTCGATCACCGTCCCCGGATCGCGCCGCGCGTTGTCGCTCAACGGCACGCTTGCCGACCCGGCGGTTTCGCCCAGTGGCGCGGCGCTCGTCTGGGTGTTCGACTACAGCGAGAGCCAGCAGGAACTCAGCCAGCTGCGCGAGGATGCGGCACGCGCGCAGGACGATTTCGGTGCACTTGTCGGCCTGATCGAGGCGGCGCCGATGCCGATGTGGTTTCGTGGGGCGGACATGAAGTTGCGCCTCGTCAACCGCGCCTATGTCGAAGCGGTCGGGGCCGAAAGCGCAGACCAAGTCGTCGCCGACCAGGTCGAACTGGTCGAGACCGTTGGTGGACGCTCCGCCTCGCAAGTCGCGCAACAGGCGGCAGACCGCCGCCAGCCGATCGAGCGCATCGTATCCGCGACCATCGACAACGCCCGACGCACGATCCGCGTGACCGACCTGCCGCTGGTGGGCGAGGGGATCGCCGGCTACGCCGTCGACATCGAGGAGATGGAGGAGCAGGCGCGCGAATTCCGCGCCTTCCGCGAAGCCCAGCGCTCCATGCTCGACCAGCTTTCCATCGGCGTGGCGCAATTTGATGCCCAGCACCGGATGAACTTCGCCAACCAGCCGTTCCACCGCGTCTTCTCGCTGCCGCCGGGTGTGGTCAACGACCGCACCACGTTCGAGCAGATGCTGCTGATCGCGCGCGAGAACGGGCGTATTCCCGAGGTTCGCGACTTCCCCGCATGGCGCAACGAGGTCGCCCGCTGGTTCCTGTCCGACGAACCGCACGAGGAAGCATGGCCGCTTTCGGACAGCACCCACCTGCGCATCATCTCGCAGCCGCTGCCCGATGGGGGCCTCGTCATGATCGCCGAGGACCGGACCGAACAGCTGGCCTTGTCGGCCATGCGCGACACTCTGCTTCGCACTCGCACGGCAACCTTCGACAGCCTGTTCGAGGCACTGGCGGTGTTCGCACCGGACGGTCACCTTGAGCTGTGGAACCGCGGTTTCCCCGGTGCATGGGGTGTCGATCCCGAAATGCTCGACGGGCATCCGCAGGCAGAGGACCTGCTAGAATCCATCGCGGCCAATCTCGCCGATCCCAAGTCCGTTGCGATCGTCGGCAACACCATCCGTTCGGCGACCCTCGACCGAAAGAAGCGCGAAGGGCGGATCGAGATGGCGGACGGCCGCACGCTCGACTTCGCGGGCGTCCCGCTGCCCGACGGCAATGGCCTGCTGACCGTGCTCGACGTCACCGCCTCGCGGCAGGCCGAAGAGGCCCTGCGCGAACGCAACCGCGCGCTGGAAGAGGCGGATGCGGTCATGACCCGCTTCCTTGCCAACATGAGCTACGAATTCCGCACGCCGCTGACCTCCATCGGTGGCTTTGCCGAACTTCTGTCCAGTGGTGTCGCAGGCGAACTCACACCGCAGGCTCTCGAATACGTGCAGGCGATCACGCTGTCGGTCGGCAAGCTCACCGAGCAGGTCGAGAACGTCCTCGACCTGTCGCAGAGCGAGGCCGGACTGATGCCGTTGCGGAAGCAGAAGATAGACCTGCTGCCTTTCGTCACTGACATCGTCCGCGCCGAGGAAGAGCGGATCGTCGAGGCTGGCCTGACGCTCGACCTCAAGGGCGATCCGGGCAAGATCATCAATGCCGATCCGCAGCAGCTGCGCCGGGCAATCACCAACCTCCTCGACAACGCGATCAAGGGCACTCCCAAGGGCGGGAAGCTGCTTGTCGACATCGGCCGGAAGCGTGGCGACACCAGGATCGTCATCGCCGACAACGGCACCGGCATGAGCCAGCACGAACTCGCCCGCGCGCTGGAGGGCATCCGTATGGCGCCTGACGGCAAGGGCATCGAACGCCGTCAGGGTCTCGGCATCCCGCTCGCCCGCCAGCTGGTCGAGGCGCATGGCGGAACGCTCGAGTTCCAGAGCCGTCGCAACGCCGGGACCACTGCGACGATCACGCTGCCGTGA
- a CDS encoding nucleotidyltransferase family protein yields the protein MSKLASDTAMLMAAGLGKRMRPLTAATPKPLVRVAGKPLIDRALDRLEDAGVAKAVVNVHYLADAIEAHVGQRKAPSVVFSDERAVLLETGGGMIKAQAAGQLPDPFFACNADSIWLDGPRNAFADLSARWDADKMDALLLVVSHARAFNFDGTGDFYMDGAGRLTRKQPGRIAPFIYTGIQIVSHRLLRDAPEGKFSTNVLWDRAIEEGRLYGVAFTGLWYEVGTPAHIAPTEEALRGG from the coding sequence GTGAGCAAGCTCGCTTCCGACACCGCAATGCTGATGGCGGCAGGGCTGGGCAAGCGCATGCGTCCCCTGACGGCTGCCACGCCGAAGCCCCTGGTTCGCGTGGCCGGCAAGCCGCTCATCGACCGTGCGCTAGACCGGCTGGAGGATGCGGGCGTCGCCAAGGCGGTGGTCAACGTGCACTACCTCGCCGACGCGATCGAGGCGCATGTGGGCCAGCGCAAGGCTCCATCGGTAGTTTTTTCCGATGAACGGGCGGTCCTGCTCGAAACCGGCGGGGGCATGATCAAGGCGCAGGCTGCCGGCCAGCTTCCCGATCCCTTCTTTGCCTGCAATGCCGACAGCATCTGGCTCGACGGGCCGCGCAATGCCTTTGCCGACCTTTCCGCTCGCTGGGACGCGGACAAGATGGATGCGCTGTTGCTGGTGGTGAGCCATGCGCGCGCATTCAACTTCGACGGTACGGGCGATTTCTACATGGACGGGGCAGGGCGCCTGACCCGCAAGCAGCCGGGACGTATCGCGCCCTTCATCTACACCGGCATCCAGATCGTGTCGCATCGCCTTTTGCGTGACGCGCCGGAGGGCAAGTTTTCGACCAACGTGCTGTGGGATCGCGCGATCGAGGAAGGCCGGCTTTACGGCGTCGCGTTCACCGGGCTGTGGTATGAAGTAGGAACGCCCGCCCACATCGCTCCGACCGAGGAGGCGCTCAGGGGTGGCTGA
- the ahcY gene encoding adenosylhomocysteinase: MTAFTDFVIKDIALADYGRAEIAIAETEMPGLMALREEYGASQPLKGARITGSLHMTIQTAVLIETLVALGADVRWATCNIFSTQDHAAAAIAARNIPVFAVKGESLADYWDYVGSIFDWSTDEDPDLTANLILDDGGDATMFALWGARIEAGDELPEPQNAEEIEFQRALKAFVAKKPGYLTASVKNIKGVSEETTTGVHRLYHIAKGGKLPFPAINVNDSVTKSKFDNLYGCRESLVDAIRRATDVMLSGKIACVAGFGDVGKGSAQSLRNGGARVLVTEIDPICALQAAMDGFEVVTMEEAVTKADIFVTATGNEHVITAAHMEAMKDKAIVCNIGHFDSEIQISAIDNYEWNELKPGTDVVKFPDGKEIIVLGKGRLVNLACATGHPSFVMSFSFTNQTLAQIELWTKGDDYDNQVYVLPKHLDEKVAALHLDKLGVKLTQLSQKQADYIGVPVAGPFKPDHYRY, from the coding sequence GTGACCGCCTTCACCGACTTCGTGATCAAGGACATTGCGCTGGCCGACTATGGCCGCGCCGAAATTGCCATTGCCGAAACCGAGATGCCCGGCCTGATGGCGCTGCGTGAGGAATACGGCGCCAGCCAGCCGCTCAAGGGTGCGCGCATCACCGGCTCGCTGCACATGACGATCCAGACCGCTGTCCTCATCGAGACGCTGGTGGCGCTGGGTGCCGACGTGCGATGGGCGACCTGCAACATCTTCTCGACCCAGGACCACGCCGCCGCCGCGATCGCCGCGCGCAACATTCCGGTGTTCGCGGTGAAGGGCGAGAGCCTGGCCGACTATTGGGATTATGTCGGCTCGATCTTCGACTGGTCGACCGATGAAGACCCGGACCTGACCGCCAACCTCATCCTCGACGATGGCGGCGATGCGACCATGTTCGCGCTGTGGGGTGCCCGCATCGAGGCCGGCGATGAACTGCCCGAGCCGCAGAATGCCGAGGAAATCGAATTCCAGCGTGCGCTCAAGGCCTTCGTTGCCAAGAAGCCGGGCTACCTCACCGCCTCGGTGAAGAACATCAAGGGCGTCTCCGAAGAGACGACCACCGGTGTCCACCGCCTCTACCACATCGCCAAGGGCGGCAAGTTGCCGTTCCCGGCGATCAACGTGAACGACAGCGTCACCAAGTCGAAGTTCGACAACCTCTACGGTTGCCGCGAGTCGCTAGTCGACGCGATCCGCCGCGCAACCGACGTCATGCTTTCGGGCAAGATCGCCTGCGTCGCCGGCTTCGGCGACGTCGGCAAGGGCTCGGCCCAGTCGCTCCGCAATGGCGGTGCGCGCGTGCTGGTGACCGAAATCGACCCGATCTGCGCGCTGCAGGCGGCGATGGACGGCTTCGAGGTCGTGACCATGGAAGAAGCCGTGACCAAGGCCGACATCTTCGTCACTGCGACCGGCAACGAGCACGTCATCACCGCCGCCCACATGGAGGCGATGAAGGACAAGGCGATCGTCTGCAACATCGGCCACTTCGACAGCGAGATCCAGATCTCGGCGATCGACAACTACGAGTGGAACGAACTCAAGCCCGGCACTGACGTGGTCAAGTTCCCCGACGGCAAGGAAATCATCGTGCTGGGCAAGGGGCGCCTGGTGAACCTCGCCTGCGCTACCGGCCACCCGAGCTTCGTGATGAGCTTCAGCTTCACCAACCAGACGCTGGCCCAGATCGAACTGTGGACCAAGGGCGACGACTACGACAACCAGGTCTACGTCCTGCCCAAGCACCTCGACGAAAAGGTCGCTGCGCTGCACCTCGACAAGCTCGGCGTGAAGCTGACCCAGCTCAGCCAGAAGCAGGCCGACTACATCGGCGTGCCGGTGGCCGGGCCGTTCAAGCCGGACCACTATCGCTACTAA